In a single window of the Ancylobacter polymorphus genome:
- the rpoB gene encoding DNA-directed RNA polymerase subunit beta encodes MAQTFTGRKRVRKFFGKIQEVAEMPNLIEVQKASYDQFLQIVEPKGGRADDGIQAVFKSVFPISDFSGAAMLEFVRYEFEPPKYDVDECRQRGMTFAAPLKVTLRLIVFDVDPDTGSKSVKDIKEQDVYMGDIPLMTMNGTFIVNGTERVIVSQMHRSPGVFFDHDKGKTHSSGKLLFAARIIPYRGSWLDIEFDAKDIVYARIDRRRKIPVTSLLFALGLDGEEILNTFYETITFARTKDGWRMPFDPKRMKGYKAVADLVDADTGEVVIEAGKKVTVRQARQLAEKGLKALKISDEEMVGQYVAEDIVNPTSGEIYVEAGEEVTEKMLKQLVELGYDEVPILDIDHVNVGAYIRNTLAVDKNVTREDALFDIYRVMRPGEPPTLDSAQAMFHSLFFDAERYDLSAVGRVKMNMRLDLDAEDTVRVLRREDILAVIKTLVELRDGKGEIDDIDHLGNRRVRSVGELMENQYRVGLLRMERAIKERMSSVDIDTVMPQDLINAKPVAAAVREFFGSSQLSQFMDQTNPLSEITHKRRLSALGPGGLTRERAGFEVRDVHPTHYGRICPIETPEGPNIGLINSLATFARVNKYGFIEAPYRRVKDSQVQDEVVYLSAMEEGKYYVAQANIPLDAEGRFTEDLIVCRHAGDVLLVTPDRVDFMDVSPKQLVSVAAALIPFLENDDANRALMGSNMQRQAVPLVRADAPFVGTGMESVVARDSGAAIGARRTGIVDQVDATRIVIRATEENDPSKSGVDIYRLQKFQRSNQSTCINQRPLVRVGDRVRKGDIIADGPSTDLGDLALGRNILVAFMPWNGYNFEDSILLSENISKGDIFSSIHIEEFEVMARDTKLGPEEITRDIPNVSEEALKNLDEAGIVYIGAEVQAGDILCGKITPKGESPMTPEEKLLRAIFGEKAADVRDTSLRVPPGVTGTVVEVRVFNRHGVDKDERAQAIEREEIERLAKDRDDEQAILDRNVFGRLAEMLDGKTGIAGPKSFKKDTVLTRSVLTEFPRSQWWQFAVADDQLMSELEAIRNQYDESKKRLEQRFLDKVEKLQRGDELPPGVMKMVKVFIAVKRKIQPGDKMAGRHGNKGVVSRIVPVEDMPFLEDGTPVDMVLNPLGVPSRMNVGQILETHLGWACAGLGRVIDRAIEGYRQTQDIAPLKDAFGKIYGKDETIASLDEEGLVELGSNLRRGVPIATPVFDGAREADIEHMLELAGLDKSAQSTLFDGRTGEQFDRKVTVGYIYMLKLHHLVDDKIHARSIGPYSLVTQQPLGGKAQFGGQRFGEMEVWALEAYGAAYTLQEMLTVKSDDVAGRTKVYEAIVRGDDTFEAGIPESFNVLVKEMRSLGLNVELMNSKTLSAVPTPGESLPAAE; translated from the coding sequence ATGGCGCAGACGTTCACCGGTCGTAAGCGGGTCCGCAAGTTTTTCGGCAAGATCCAGGAAGTGGCGGAGATGCCGAACCTCATCGAGGTTCAGAAGGCATCCTACGACCAGTTCCTGCAGATCGTTGAGCCGAAGGGCGGTCGCGCCGACGACGGCATTCAGGCGGTTTTCAAGTCGGTTTTCCCGATTTCGGACTTTTCGGGCGCTGCCATGCTCGAATTCGTCCGCTACGAATTCGAGCCGCCGAAGTACGACGTTGATGAGTGCCGCCAGCGCGGCATGACCTTCGCTGCGCCCCTGAAGGTGACGCTCCGCCTGATCGTTTTCGATGTCGATCCCGACACCGGCTCCAAGTCCGTCAAGGACATCAAGGAGCAGGACGTCTATATGGGCGACATCCCGCTGATGACGATGAACGGCACGTTCATCGTCAACGGGACCGAGCGCGTCATCGTCTCGCAGATGCACCGTTCGCCGGGCGTGTTCTTCGACCACGACAAGGGCAAGACGCACTCCAGCGGCAAGCTGCTGTTCGCTGCGCGCATCATCCCCTATCGCGGTTCCTGGCTCGACATCGAGTTCGACGCCAAGGACATCGTCTATGCGCGTATCGACCGCCGCCGCAAGATTCCGGTGACGAGCCTCCTCTTCGCCCTCGGTCTCGACGGCGAGGAGATCCTCAACACCTTCTATGAGACCATCACCTTCGCCCGCACGAAGGATGGCTGGCGCATGCCTTTCGATCCCAAGCGGATGAAGGGCTACAAGGCCGTGGCCGATCTCGTCGACGCCGATACCGGCGAAGTCGTCATCGAGGCCGGCAAGAAGGTGACGGTCCGTCAGGCCCGCCAGCTCGCCGAGAAGGGCCTCAAGGCGCTCAAGATCTCCGACGAAGAGATGGTTGGCCAGTATGTGGCCGAGGACATTGTCAACCCGACCTCGGGCGAGATCTATGTCGAAGCCGGTGAGGAAGTCACCGAGAAGATGCTGAAGCAGCTTGTCGAGCTTGGCTACGACGAGGTGCCGATCCTCGACATCGACCACGTCAATGTGGGCGCCTATATCCGCAACACGCTCGCCGTCGACAAGAACGTGACCCGCGAGGACGCGCTGTTCGACATCTACCGCGTGATGCGTCCCGGCGAGCCGCCGACGCTCGATTCCGCGCAGGCGATGTTCCACTCGCTGTTCTTCGACGCCGAGCGCTACGACCTGTCCGCGGTCGGCCGCGTGAAGATGAACATGCGCCTCGACCTCGACGCCGAGGACACGGTGCGCGTGCTGCGCCGCGAGGACATTCTCGCGGTCATCAAGACGCTGGTCGAACTGCGCGATGGCAAGGGCGAGATCGACGACATCGATCACCTCGGCAATCGCCGCGTCCGCTCGGTCGGCGAGCTGATGGAGAATCAGTACCGCGTCGGCCTGCTGCGCATGGAACGCGCCATCAAGGAGCGCATGTCGTCCGTCGACATCGACACCGTGATGCCGCAGGACCTGATCAACGCCAAGCCCGTGGCGGCGGCGGTGCGCGAGTTCTTCGGCTCGTCGCAGCTCTCGCAGTTCATGGACCAGACCAATCCCCTGTCCGAGATTACCCACAAGCGCCGTCTCTCGGCGCTTGGCCCGGGCGGTCTGACGCGCGAGCGTGCCGGCTTCGAGGTGCGCGACGTGCACCCGACGCATTACGGCCGCATCTGCCCGATCGAGACGCCGGAAGGCCCGAACATCGGCCTTATCAACTCGCTGGCCACGTTTGCCCGCGTGAACAAGTACGGCTTCATCGAGGCGCCCTATCGCCGCGTGAAGGACAGCCAGGTTCAGGATGAGGTGGTCTATCTCTCCGCCATGGAGGAGGGGAAGTACTACGTCGCGCAGGCGAACATTCCGCTCGACGCGGAAGGCCGCTTCACCGAAGACCTGATCGTCTGCCGCCATGCCGGTGACGTTCTTCTGGTCACGCCCGACCGCGTCGACTTCATGGACGTGTCGCCCAAGCAGCTCGTCTCGGTCGCCGCCGCGCTCATCCCCTTCCTTGAGAACGACGACGCTAACCGCGCGCTCATGGGCTCGAACATGCAGCGCCAGGCGGTGCCGCTTGTTCGCGCCGACGCCCCCTTCGTTGGCACGGGCATGGAGTCTGTGGTCGCCCGCGACTCCGGTGCCGCCATTGGCGCGCGCCGCACGGGTATCGTCGACCAGGTGGACGCGACCCGTATCGTCATCCGCGCGACGGAAGAGAACGATCCGTCGAAGTCGGGCGTCGACATCTACCGGCTGCAGAAGTTCCAGCGTTCGAACCAGTCGACCTGCATCAACCAGCGTCCGCTGGTGCGGGTGGGCGACCGCGTGCGCAAGGGCGACATCATCGCTGACGGTCCTTCGACCGATCTCGGCGATCTCGCTCTCGGCCGGAACATCCTCGTCGCGTTCATGCCGTGGAACGGCTACAACTTCGAAGACTCGATCCTGCTGTCGGAGAACATCTCCAAGGGTGACATCTTCTCCTCGATCCACATCGAGGAATTCGAAGTGATGGCCCGTGACACCAAGCTCGGCCCGGAGGAAATCACGCGCGACATTCCGAACGTGTCGGAAGAGGCGCTGAAGAATCTGGACGAAGCCGGCATCGTCTATATCGGCGCGGAAGTGCAGGCGGGCGACATCCTCTGCGGCAAGATCACGCCGAAGGGCGAGAGCCCGATGACGCCGGAAGAGAAGCTGCTTCGCGCCATCTTTGGCGAGAAGGCGGCGGATGTGCGCGACACGTCGCTGCGCGTTCCTCCGGGTGTCACCGGTACGGTCGTCGAAGTGCGCGTGTTCAATCGCCATGGCGTGGACAAGGACGAGCGCGCCCAGGCGATCGAGCGCGAGGAAATCGAACGCCTCGCCAAGGACCGCGACGACGAGCAGGCGATCCTTGACCGTAACGTCTTCGGCCGCCTGGCCGAGATGCTCGACGGCAAGACCGGCATTGCCGGCCCCAAGAGCTTCAAGAAGGACACGGTGCTCACCCGGTCGGTGCTGACCGAGTTCCCGCGCAGCCAGTGGTGGCAGTTCGCCGTTGCCGACGATCAGCTGATGAGCGAGCTGGAGGCGATCCGCAACCAGTACGACGAGTCCAAGAAGCGTCTTGAGCAGCGGTTCCTCGACAAGGTCGAGAAGCTGCAGCGCGGGGACGAGCTTCCGCCCGGCGTGATGAAGATGGTCAAGGTCTTCATCGCGGTGAAGCGCAAGATCCAGCCGGGCGACAAGATGGCCGGCCGGCACGGCAACAAGGGAGTGGTCTCGCGCATCGTCCCGGTCGAGGACATGCCGTTCCTTGAGGACGGCACCCCGGTCGACATGGTGCTCAATCCGCTCGGTGTGCCCTCGCGCATGAATGTCGGGCAGATCCTCGAGACCCATCTCGGTTGGGCCTGCGCCGGCCTCGGCCGGGTGATCGACCGTGCCATCGAAGGCTACCGGCAGACGCAGGACATCGCTCCGCTCAAGGACGCGTTCGGCAAGATCTACGGCAAGGACGAGACCATCGCGTCGCTCGACGAGGAAGGTCTGGTCGAGCTGGGATCGAACCTGCGTCGCGGCGTTCCGATCGCCACGCCGGTGTTCGACGGTGCCCGCGAGGCAGATATCGAGCACATGCTGGAGCTGGCCGGCCTCGACAAGTCGGCCCAGTCGACGCTGTTCGATGGCCGCACCGGCGAGCAGTTCGACCGTAAGGTGACGGTCGGCTACATCTACATGCTGAAGCTGCATCACCTTGTCGACGACAAGATCCATGCACGCTCGATCGGCCCGTACTCGCTCGTCACCCAGCAGCCGCTGGGCGGCAAGGCGCAGTTCGGTGGTCAGCGCTTCGGCGAAATGGAGGTGTGGGCTCTCGAAGCCTATGGCGCCGCCTATACGCTGCAGGAGATGCTGACCGTGAAGTCGGACGACGTCGCGGGCCGCACCAAAGTCTACGAGGCCATCGTGCGCGGCGACGACACCTTCGAGGCAGGCATTCCCGAGAGCTTCAACGTTCTCGTGAAGGAGATGCGTTCGCTCGGCCTCAACGTCGAGCTGATGAACTCCAAGACGCTCTCGGCGGTGCCGACCCCGGGCGAGAGCCTGCCAGCGGCCGAATGA
- the rplL gene encoding 50S ribosomal protein L7/L12 encodes MADLSKLVDELSALTVLEAAELAKLLEEKWGVSAAAAVAVAAAPAGAAAAPVEEQTEFTVVLAAAGDKKIEVIKEVRAITGLGLKEAKDLVEGAPKPIKEGVTKEEAEKIKAQVEKAGAKVELK; translated from the coding sequence ATGGCTGATCTGTCGAAGCTCGTTGACGAGCTGTCCGCCCTGACCGTTCTCGAGGCCGCCGAGCTCGCGAAGCTCCTCGAAGAGAAGTGGGGCGTTTCCGCTGCCGCCGCCGTGGCGGTTGCTGCCGCTCCCGCTGGCGCCGCTGCGGCCCCGGTTGAAGAGCAGACCGAGTTCACCGTTGTCCTGGCCGCGGCCGGCGACAAGAAGATCGAGGTCATCAAGGAAGTCCGCGCCATCACCGGCCTGGGCCTCAAGGAAGCCAAGGACCTCGTCGAAGGCGCGCCCAAGCCGATCAAGGAAGGCGTGACCAAGGAAGAGGCCGAGAAGATCAAGGCCCAGGTCGAGAAGGCCGGCGCCAAGGTCGAGCTCAAGTGA
- the rplJ gene encoding 50S ribosomal protein L10 produces the protein MDRAQKEELVTSLTEVFNTTSVVVVAHYSGLTVAQLQTLRRQMKANGATVKVAKNRLAKIALEGSDVAHVGSLLKGPTIIAYSSDPVAAPKVAVDFAKTNDKFVILGGAFGTTALNVDGVKALATMPSLDELRAKLVGLIQAPATKIAQLSTAPAAKLARVFAAYAKENEAA, from the coding sequence GTGGATCGAGCACAAAAAGAAGAGCTCGTCACGTCGCTCACCGAGGTGTTCAACACCACCTCGGTTGTCGTCGTGGCCCACTATTCCGGCCTCACCGTCGCCCAGCTGCAGACCTTGCGTCGGCAGATGAAGGCGAATGGTGCGACCGTGAAGGTGGCGAAGAACCGCCTCGCCAAGATCGCTCTCGAAGGTTCGGACGTCGCACATGTCGGTTCCCTGCTGAAGGGTCCGACCATCATCGCTTATTCCAGCGATCCTGTTGCGGCTCCGAAGGTTGCCGTCGACTTCGCCAAGACGAACGACAAGTTCGTCATCCTCGGCGGAGCGTTCGGCACCACGGCCCTGAATGTGGATGGTGTGAAGGCTCTGGCCACCATGCCGTCCCTTGATGAACTGCGTGCGAAGCTGGTCGGCCTCATCCAGGCCCCGGCGACCAAGATCGCGCAGCTCAGCACCGCGCCGGCGGCCAAGCTCGCCCGCGTGTTTGCGGCCTATGCCAAAGAGAACGAAGCCGCGTGA
- the rplA gene encoding 50S ribosomal protein L1: protein MAKISKRVRAVREGIDPAKLYGLDEAIQLLKDRANAKFDETIEVAMNLGVDPRHADQMVRGVCNLPNGSGRTVRVAVFARGAKADEAKAAGADIVGAEDLLETIQGGTIDFDRCIATPDLMPLVGRLGKVLGPRGLMPNPKVGTVTMDVKGAVEAAKGGAVEFRVEKAGIIHAGIGKASFPVDKLAENIRAFADAVVKAKPTGAKGTYVQRVAVSSTMGPGLKVEPASVLVAG from the coding sequence ATGGCCAAGATTTCCAAGCGTGTTCGCGCCGTCCGCGAGGGCATTGATCCCGCCAAGCTGTATGGTCTCGATGAGGCGATCCAGCTGCTGAAGGATCGCGCCAACGCCAAGTTCGATGAGACCATCGAAGTGGCGATGAATCTCGGCGTCGATCCCCGCCATGCCGACCAGATGGTCCGTGGCGTGTGCAACCTGCCGAACGGCTCGGGCCGTACCGTGCGCGTCGCCGTGTTCGCCCGCGGCGCCAAGGCCGATGAGGCTAAGGCAGCCGGTGCCGACATCGTCGGTGCCGAGGATCTGCTCGAGACCATTCAGGGCGGCACGATCGATTTCGATCGCTGCATCGCCACCCCGGACCTGATGCCGCTCGTCGGCCGTCTCGGTAAGGTGCTCGGCCCGCGCGGCCTGATGCCGAACCCGAAGGTTGGCACCGTCACCATGGACGTGAAGGGCGCGGTCGAAGCCGCCAAGGGCGGCGCGGTCGAGTTCCGTGTCGAGAAGGCCGGCATTATCCATGCGGGCATCGGCAAGGCCTCGTTCCCGGTCGACAAGCTCGCCGAGAACATTCGCGCCTTCGCCGACGCCGTGGTCAAGGCCAAGCCGACCGGCGCCAAGGGCACCTATGTCCAGCGCGTCGCCGTCTCCTCGACCATGGGCCCCGGCCTGAAGGTCGAGCCGGCTTCGGTGCTGGTTGCGGGCTGA
- the rplK gene encoding 50S ribosomal protein L11 translates to MAKKITGYIKLQVPAGSANPAPPIGPALGQRGLNIMEFCKAFNAQTGQLEKGMPIPVVITAYQDRSFTFELKTPPVSYFLKKAAGLETKKKPGSGSKTPGKGGFVGKISQNQMREIAEKKMKDLNCDTVDAAVRMIEGSARSMGLEVVG, encoded by the coding sequence ATGGCGAAGAAGATCACCGGCTACATCAAGTTGCAGGTGCCCGCCGGCTCGGCCAACCCGGCCCCGCCGATCGGCCCGGCGCTCGGTCAGCGCGGCCTCAACATCATGGAATTCTGCAAGGCGTTCAACGCCCAGACCGGCCAGCTCGAAAAGGGCATGCCGATCCCGGTCGTGATCACCGCCTACCAGGATCGTTCCTTCACCTTCGAGCTGAAGACCCCCCCGGTTTCCTACTTCCTGAAAAAGGCCGCGGGCCTTGAGACCAAGAAGAAGCCCGGCTCCGGTTCCAAGACCCCGGGCAAGGGTGGCTTCGTCGGCAAGATCTCGCAGAACCAGATGCGCGAGATCGCCGAGAAGAAGATGAAGGACCTCAACTGCGATACCGTCGACGCGGCGGTGCGCATGATCGAGGGCTCCGCCCGTTCCATGGGCCTCGAAGTGGTGGGTTGA
- a CDS encoding ribbon-helix-helix domain-containing protein: MCKLFIEADPSLWQTRLKSLRLNGFSTSVRLENLYWQVLEEIALRDGMSLSQLLARLHEELTFAHGGVENFASFLRVCCGRYLALQMEGDVPRDLSQPIRSLDADAILAREAHRRRRTLSSAA; encoded by the coding sequence ATGTGCAAGCTCTTCATCGAGGCTGATCCGAGCCTGTGGCAGACGCGGCTCAAATCGCTGCGGCTCAACGGCTTCTCCACCAGCGTGCGGCTGGAGAACCTGTATTGGCAGGTGCTGGAGGAGATTGCCCTGCGCGACGGCATGAGCCTCTCGCAGCTGCTCGCCAGGTTGCATGAGGAACTGACCTTCGCCCATGGCGGCGTGGAGAACTTCGCGTCCTTCCTGCGGGTGTGCTGCGGGCGCTATCTCGCGCTCCAAATGGAAGGCGACGTGCCGCGCGATCTCAGCCAGCCCATTCGCAGCCTTGATGCGGACGCGATCCTCGCTCGCGAAGCCCATCGCCGCCGGCGGACGCTGTCGTCGGCGGCGTAA
- a CDS encoding DJ-1/PfpI family protein, with the protein MAGKRILMIIGDFVEDYETMVPFQALLAVGHTVHAVCPDKKAGDSVATAIHDFEGQQTYSEKRGHNFALNATFAEVDPARYDALVIPGGRAPEYLRMNARALEIVRHFFAADKPVAAICHGAQLLAGARVLEGRTCSAYPACRAEVELAGGTYADIAIDAAVTDGNLVSAPAWPAHPAWIAQFLAVLGTTIAHGEVTTGAREAA; encoded by the coding sequence ATGGCAGGCAAACGCATTCTGATGATCATCGGCGATTTTGTCGAAGACTACGAGACCATGGTGCCGTTCCAGGCGCTGCTGGCCGTCGGGCACACGGTGCATGCGGTCTGCCCGGACAAGAAGGCCGGCGATAGTGTCGCGACCGCGATCCATGATTTCGAGGGGCAGCAGACCTATTCGGAAAAGCGCGGCCACAATTTCGCGCTCAACGCGACCTTCGCCGAGGTCGATCCCGCCCGCTACGACGCACTGGTGATTCCCGGTGGCCGGGCGCCGGAATATCTGCGGATGAACGCCCGTGCGTTGGAGATCGTCCGTCACTTTTTCGCGGCCGACAAGCCGGTCGCCGCCATCTGCCATGGGGCGCAGCTGCTCGCCGGCGCCCGCGTTCTCGAAGGGCGGACCTGTTCGGCCTATCCTGCCTGTCGCGCTGAGGTGGAGCTTGCGGGCGGCACTTATGCCGACATCGCCATCGACGCGGCGGTGACGGATGGCAACCTGGTATCCGCGCCGGCCTGGCCGGCGCACCCGGCGTGGATCGCCCAGTTTCTTGCTGTCCTCGGCACGACCATCGCCCATGGCGAGGTGACGACCGGGGCGCGCGAGGCGGCCTGA
- the nusG gene encoding transcription termination/antitermination protein NusG produces the protein MPMRWYIVHAYSNFEKKVADSIKEQAAQRGLTDLFEQVLVPTEKVVEVRRGRKVDAERKFFPGYVLVKMDLTDEAFHLIKNTPKVTGFLGADNKPMPIAEKEAMRILQQVQEGIERPKPSITFEVGETVKVSDGPFASFNGVVEEVDEGRSRLKVAVSIFGRATPVELEFGQVEKV, from the coding sequence ATGCCGATGCGCTGGTACATCGTTCACGCCTATTCCAACTTCGAGAAGAAGGTCGCGGACTCCATCAAGGAGCAGGCTGCGCAGCGCGGCCTTACCGACCTGTTCGAGCAGGTGCTCGTGCCGACCGAGAAGGTCGTCGAGGTGCGCCGCGGCCGCAAGGTCGACGCCGAGCGCAAGTTCTTCCCCGGCTACGTTCTGGTGAAGATGGACCTGACCGACGAGGCCTTCCACCTCATCAAGAACACGCCGAAGGTCACCGGTTTCCTCGGCGCGGACAACAAGCCGATGCCGATCGCCGAGAAGGAAGCCATGCGCATCCTTCAGCAAGTGCAGGAAGGCATTGAGCGTCCCAAGCCCTCGATCACCTTCGAGGTTGGTGAGACGGTCAAGGTGTCGGACGGCCCGTTCGCGTCGTTCAACGGCGTCGTCGAAGAGGTCGACGAGGGACGTTCGCGTCTCAAAGTGGCTGTGTCGATCTTCGGCCGCGCCACGCCCGTCGAACTGGAATTCGGGCAGGTCGAGAAGGTCTGA
- the secE gene encoding preprotein translocase subunit SecE — MAKTNPVEFFQQVRAEARKVTWPTRRETLITTAMVFVMVVLASLFFLVADQILSFAIAQILQIGR, encoded by the coding sequence ATGGCGAAGACGAACCCGGTCGAGTTCTTTCAGCAGGTCCGCGCGGAAGCCCGCAAGGTCACCTGGCCGACCCGTCGCGAGACGCTCATCACTACCGCGATGGTGTTCGTCATGGTGGTGCTGGCCTCGCTGTTCTTCCTGGTCGCCGACCAGATTCTGAGCTTCGCGATCGCTCAGATCCTGCAAATCGGCCGTTGA
- the tuf gene encoding elongation factor Tu, translating to MAKEKFNRSKPHCNIGTIGHVDHGKTSLTAAITKVLAETGGATFTAYDQIDKAPEEKARGITISTAHVEYETTNRHYAHVDCPGHADYVKNMITGAAQMDGAILVVSAADGPMPQTREHILLARQVGVPALVVFLNKCDMVDDEELLELVELEVRELLSKYDFPGDDIPIIRGSALVALENGDAKLGRDAILKLMESVDAYIPQPERPVDLPFLMPIEDVFSISGRGTVVTGRVERGVIKVGEEVEIVGIRPTVKTTVTGVEMFRKLLDQGQAGDNVGILVRGTKREDVERGQVVCKPGSVKPHTKFKAEAYILTKEEGGRHTPFFTNYRPQFYFRTTDVTGIVTLPEGTEMVMPGDNITVDVALIVPIAMEEKLRFAIREGGRTVGAGVVASIIE from the coding sequence ATGGCCAAAGAGAAGTTCAACCGTTCGAAGCCTCACTGCAACATCGGGACGATTGGCCATGTTGACCATGGCAAGACGTCTCTGACGGCAGCGATCACGAAGGTTCTTGCGGAGACGGGCGGCGCGACGTTCACGGCGTACGACCAGATCGACAAGGCGCCGGAAGAGAAGGCGCGCGGCATCACGATCTCGACCGCTCACGTTGAGTACGAGACGACGAACCGCCACTACGCCCACGTCGACTGCCCCGGCCACGCCGACTATGTGAAGAACATGATCACGGGCGCGGCGCAGATGGACGGCGCGATCCTGGTTGTGTCGGCGGCGGACGGCCCGATGCCGCAGACCCGCGAGCACATCCTTCTGGCGCGTCAGGTCGGCGTTCCGGCTCTGGTGGTGTTCCTCAACAAGTGCGACATGGTCGACGACGAGGAACTGCTTGAGCTGGTGGAGCTCGAGGTTCGCGAGCTTCTGTCGAAGTACGACTTCCCCGGCGACGACATCCCGATCATCCGTGGCTCGGCGCTGGTGGCGCTGGAGAACGGCGATGCCAAGCTCGGCCGCGACGCCATCCTGAAGCTGATGGAATCGGTTGACGCCTACATCCCGCAGCCGGAGCGTCCGGTTGACCTGCCGTTCCTGATGCCGATCGAAGACGTGTTCTCGATTTCGGGCCGCGGCACGGTGGTGACCGGCCGCGTCGAGCGCGGCGTGATCAAGGTCGGCGAGGAAGTCGAGATCGTCGGCATCCGCCCGACGGTGAAGACGACGGTGACGGGCGTGGAAATGTTCCGCAAGCTGCTCGACCAGGGCCAGGCCGGCGACAACGTCGGTATCCTTGTTCGCGGCACGAAGCGCGAGGACGTGGAGCGCGGTCAGGTCGTGTGCAAGCCGGGTTCGGTGAAGCCGCACACGAAGTTCAAGGCCGAAGCCTACATCCTGACGAAGGAAGAGGGCGGCCGCCACACGCCGTTCTTCACTAACTACCGTCCGCAGTTCTATTTCCGCACGACGGACGTGACGGGCATCGTGACCCTGCCGGAAGGCACGGAAATGGTGATGCCGGGCGACAACATCACGGTTGACGTGGCGCTGATCGTTCCGATCGCGATGGAAGAGAAGCTGCGCTTCGCCATCCGCGAAGGCGGCCGCACCGTCGGCGCCGGCGTCGTCGCTTCCATCATCGAGTGA
- a CDS encoding TrmH family RNA methyltransferase, whose product MNDRPSRPSGRPKPSASRPRQPRPRPAGRPFGAWPDDVAILYGWHSVVEALRNPRRKLRRLMLTENAARRLQEEGIPHRLDPEIVRPGEIDRLLDPDAVHQGMLAECDPLPSLSLAKAAECDLLLVLDQITDPHNVGAIVRSAAALKVGAIVTTARHSPAATGVLAKSASGGLEHVPFCFVGNLARALDELKQNGVQVVGLDSEGPADLVDTPLASPVALVLGAEGKGLRQLTRQTCDTLARIDLPGAIVSLNVSNAAVLALYIARRAIGAPN is encoded by the coding sequence ATGAACGATCGCCCCAGCCGCCCGTCCGGCCGTCCCAAGCCTTCCGCCTCTCGTCCTCGCCAGCCCCGCCCGCGTCCCGCAGGCCGGCCTTTTGGCGCGTGGCCGGACGATGTGGCGATTCTGTATGGCTGGCACAGCGTGGTCGAAGCGCTGCGCAATCCGCGGCGCAAGCTGCGCCGGCTAATGCTGACCGAGAACGCCGCGCGTCGTCTGCAGGAAGAAGGAATCCCGCACCGGCTGGACCCGGAAATCGTCCGGCCCGGTGAGATCGACCGTCTGCTCGACCCCGACGCGGTGCACCAGGGCATGCTGGCCGAGTGCGATCCTCTGCCTTCGCTCAGCCTTGCCAAGGCGGCGGAGTGCGATCTTCTGCTGGTGCTCGACCAGATCACCGATCCGCATAATGTCGGCGCCATCGTGCGCTCGGCGGCGGCGCTGAAGGTTGGCGCCATCGTCACCACGGCGCGCCATAGCCCGGCCGCGACCGGCGTGCTCGCCAAGAGCGCAAGCGGTGGGCTGGAACACGTGCCCTTCTGTTTTGTGGGCAATCTGGCGCGCGCGCTCGACGAACTGAAGCAAAACGGCGTGCAGGTCGTCGGGCTCGACAGTGAGGGGCCGGCTGATCTGGTCGACACCCCCCTCGCCTCTCCCGTCGCGCTCGTGCTGGGCGCCGAAGGAAAGGGGCTGCGGCAGCTGACGCGCCAAACCTGCGATACGCTGGCGCGCATCGATCTTCCCGGCGCCATCGTCAGCTTGAACGTGTCGAACGCCGCCGTGCTCGCGCTCTATATCGCCCGGCGAGCGATCGGCGCCCCCAACTGA